One Nematostella vectensis chromosome 10, jaNemVect1.1, whole genome shotgun sequence genomic window carries:
- the LOC5521934 gene encoding MAM domain-containing glycosylphosphatidylinositol anchor protein 1 yields MQMPCRMSAIIIAINMAIMLPIVLLGADKLSNSQYGIAFVEHVYRSLTDLDLLECAIRCRREECCRSLNFNHESMLCELNYLTKAILPNREKLRKASLYLDLLKSPKVEDFCTFDSSIDDCGYSHDRTGDFAWGILRGKTSTKSTGPDADHTSTKGLYIYIEASTPRVIGDRAILRSKMYPASPRPRCVRFFWHMYGFAMGSVQITYKPRNSTEETVIWERSGNHRNAWFPGKAEVPPLPTDYQVSFIAIRGNNAAGDSAIDDVFITDGNCC; encoded by the exons ATGCAAATGCCTTGCCGAATGTCCGCGATCATTATTGCCATTAATATGGCCATAATGTTGCCTATTGTACTATTGGGCGCGGACAAACTGAGCAATTCACAATACGGAATAGCTTTTGTTGAGCACGTGTACCGAAGTCTGACAGACCTCGACCTGCTTGAGTGCGCAATACGTTGTAGACGAGAAGAATGCTGTCGAAGCTTGAATTTCAACCACGAGAGCATGCTATGTGAGCTGAATTACCTCACCAAGGCCATTCTTCCCAACCGAGAGAAACTAAGAAAAGCATCACTCTATCTGGACCTGCTTAAAAGCCCTAAAGTTGAAG ATTTTTGCACTTTTGACTCTTCTATCGACGACTGTGGGTATAGTCATGACCGCACAGGTGATTTCGCCTGGGGTATACTGAGAGGAAAGACGTCAACAAAAAGCACCGGCCCAGATGCGGACCACACATCCACGAAAG GATTATACATTTATATAGAGGCATCAACACCGCGTGTCATAGGCGATCGTGCCATCCTCCGTAGCAAGATGTACCCAGCCTCCCCACGTCCAAGATGTGTCCGGTTCTTCTGGCACATGTACGGGTTCGCCATGGGGAGTGTTCAGATCACCTACAAGCCCAGGAACTCCACAGAGGAAACAGTTATCTGGGAACGATCTGGAAACCACCGGAATGCCTGGTTTCCTGGGAAAGCTGAGGTACCACCGCTACCAACAGACTATCAG GTTTCGTTTATCGCCATACGTGGGAATAACGCGGCTGGCGACTCAGCGATCGACGATGTATTTATCACGGATGGAAATTGTTGCTAA